GGAGGCGGACGCTGGAACCGGCAGACCGGAATCGCGCTTCCGGATGCTGCCTTGCAAGCCTCACGGGCTGGCCGGACACAGCGAGCCGGGCATTATGCGGCAATCAATGGTTGCCAGCAAGCTGCCGCCACCGGCGATCCCAGCTCTCCAAGTCGCGTTGACGCTATCGCCGCCCGGGAACCACGCCAACGGGCGATTTTTCCATCCCACCGCCGGAACCCTGAAAAAGCGCCTGCCGGGTGTCCCGCTCACCAAGCGAATATCGTGGAGCGACTGAGCGGGACACCCGGCAGGCGCCCTCGCGTAAGTACCCCGCCACAGCCAAATCCGTCGCTGGTCGGGCCTCCGCCGCCATCTTTGGGCACTCACCCATCGGCCAAACCCGCCATCGCCGGCCCGACCCTCTCAGCCCTTCGCGTCAGCCGCCGCCTTCGACTCCGCGATGAATGCCCGCACCTGGCTCTCCAGCACCGGCAGCGGCACCGAACCCAGCGCCAGCACCATGTCGTGAAACGCCTTGATGTCGAAATTCCCGCCCAACTCCCGCTCCGCCTCGCCGCGCAGACGCACGATCGCCAACTCGCCCAGCTTGTAGCTCAGCGCCTGGCCCGGCCAGGAAATGTACCGGTCCACCTCGGTGGTGACCTCGTGCTCGCTCAAGGCCGTGCGATCCCGCAGATAGGCCAACGCCTGGTCGCGCGTCCATCCCTGCGCATGCAGCCCGGTATCGATCACCAGCCGCGCGGCCCGCCACATCTCGTAGGTCAACCGGCCGAAGTGCTCGTAGGGCGTCTCGTAGATGCCCATTTCCTCGCCGAGCTTCTCCACGTACAGGCCCCAGCCCTCACCGAAGGCCGAGATGTAGGTCTTGCGGCGGAAGTCGGGCAGCGCGTCCTGCTCGGCCGCCAGCGCGCCCTGCATCGCGTGGCCGGGCGCGGCCTCGTGCAGGGTCAGCGCGGGCAGGTTGTACAACGCGCGCGAAGGCAGGTCGTAGGTGTTGACCCAGTAGGTGCCGTTGCCGCCGCGGCCGCTGGTCCAGTACGGCGCGATATCCTCGGGCACCGGAACGATGGTGAAGCGCCCGCGCGGCAGCGTGCCGATGAAGTTGCCGAGCTGCGCGTCGATGCGCTTGGCGATCCAGGCCGCCCGCCACAGAAGCTCCTCCGGGGTCCTGGCGTAGAACTGCTCGTCGGTGCGCAGGAACTGCAGGAACTCGGCAAAGCTGCCCTTGAAGCCGACCTGCTGGATGATCGCGTCCATCTCGCCCTGGATGCGTTCCACCTCGTCCAGGCCGATCCGGTGGATCTGCGCGGGAGTGAGGTCCAGGGTGGTGTATTCGCGGATCTGCTGGCGATAGAACGCATCGCCGCCGGGCATCTCCGACGCGCCCAGCGTGGTGCGCGCGCCGGGCACGTACTCGTCGTGGAAGAACGTCAGCAGGGTCCGGTAGGCGGGGATCACCTGCTGGCCGATGGCTTCCCGGGCCGCTGCGCGGAGCTTGGCCTGCTCCTCGGCCGGAATGGAAGCGGGCAGTTTGCGCAGCGGGTCGTAGAACGTCGACTTCTCCGGGTCGGTGAGATCGGCGACCGCGGCGATCGACACATCGCGCCCGTCCAGTACCGCCCGCGGCACGGTGAAGCCGCGCTCCAGACCGGCGCGCATGTTGGTGATCTGCTGGTCGAAGTGGCGCGGGACATCGGCCAGGCGCTGGATGTAGCGGCGGTAGTCGTCGGCCGTGTGCATCGGCCGTCGGGTCATGAAGCCCAGGTTGGACCAGAACGAGGAGTCCGAGTTGAACGGCATCTCGTAGCTGCGGAAGCGGACCTGGGCGGCGAGGTTCTCCACCTGCGGCCGGTAAATCGCCAGGTTGATCCGGTTCTCCGCCGACAGCGCGGACGGGTCGATCGTGTCCAGTTCGGCGAGCACGTCGTCCCAGTATGCCAAGCGAGCCGCCTGGCTCGCCGCGTCGACAGACGGCAGACGGCCGGGCGCGGACCCGCTGTCGCCATCCTCGTCGGAGCCACCGCCGGTCTGCTCCTGGCGCCAGGTCCACTCGCGCTCGTAGATGGTCTGGAAGCGCTTGTCGGCGGCCGACGTCACGGCAGCGGTACTGGCGGCAGCGGCGGTATCGGCCGTGGCGGCGACCGCGGGTGCGCCGGCCAGGGCAAGATGCGCGGCGAGCAGCGCGGGCAACAGGGTCAGGGAGAGTGGCTTCACGGCATCCACGGCAGAAAGATCGAACCCGATCTTCGCACCGTGGCGCCGGCGATCCCACCGGCCGAAAGTACCGGCCGCGCGCATCAGCGACTCAGGCGACGGCGGTTCCGGTCACGACTGCGGCGGGCGCAGCTTCTCCAGCACCCCGTCCAGCGAGTCCAGGTCGCTGTAGTGGATCACCAGCTTGCCCTTGCCGCCGCGCCCGTGGAGGACGTTGACGCGGGTGTTCAGCGACTCTGACAGCTCGCGCTCCAGGCTGACGATGTCGGCCTGCGGGCGGGCTTTCACCGGTCGCGCGCGTTTGCCGACCGGAACCCGGCCCAGCGCGAACTGCTGCGCGCGGTGTTCGACCTCGCGCACCGACCAGCCGTGCTCGGCGGCATCGCTCGCCAGCTTGCTGGCCAGGTCGGGCGCCAGGGTCAGCAGCGCGCGTGCATGGCCCATCTCCAGCCGGCGCGCCTCCACCAGCGCACGGATCGCCGGGGGCAGTTCCAGCAGGCGCAACAGGTTGGACACGGCCGCCCGGGAACGCCCGACCGCGCCCGCTGCCTGGGCGTGGGTGAGGTCGAACTCGTCGATCAGGCGCTGCAGCGCGGAGGCCTCTTCGAGCGGGTTGAGGTCTTCGCGCTGGATGTTCTCGATCAGCGCCATCGCGATGACGGTGCGGTCGTCCACGGACCGCACGACCACCGGGATCTCGGTCAGACCGGCGCGCTGGGAGGCACGCCAGCGGCGCTCGCCGGCGATGATTTCCCAAGTCTTGCCGCCGTGCTCGCGCGATTCACGCACGACAATGGGCTGGATAACGCCCTGCGCGCGGATCGACTCGGCCAGCTCGTCGAGCTTCTCGTCATCCCAGTGCTTGCGCGGCTGGTACTTGCCCGGGGCCAGCGAATCCACCGGCAGGTGGCGCAGGGTGTCGCTGCTGGTGGCCTCCAGCTCGGGGACATCCGCCTTGGGGCCCAGCAGCGCTTCCAGGCCGCGGCCCAGCCCACGCTTCTTGGCGGCCGCCCTGGTGGCCGGCGGGCTGGCGGTGTCACCCTTTGCAGCACTCATGTGGTCGTCTCCGGATTGGGGGGCTTGGCGGCGGTCTGCGCGCGGCTGGCGGCCTGATCGCGTTCGCGCTGGCGGCGCAGGACCTCGCCGGCCAGGCCCAGGTAGGCGATCCCGCCGCGGCTGTTGCGGTCGTAGCCGACGATACTCTGGCCGTGGCTGGGCGCCTCGGCCAGGCGAACGTTGCGCGGGACGATGGTACGGAACACGCGGTCGCCGAAGTGCTCGATCAGCTCGGCCGACACCGCGTTGGCCAG
This genomic interval from Lysobacter ciconiae contains the following:
- a CDS encoding DUF885 domain-containing protein, producing the protein MKPLSLTLLPALLAAHLALAGAPAVAATADTAAAASTAAVTSAADKRFQTIYEREWTWRQEQTGGGSDEDGDSGSAPGRLPSVDAASQAARLAYWDDVLAELDTIDPSALSAENRINLAIYRPQVENLAAQVRFRSYEMPFNSDSSFWSNLGFMTRRPMHTADDYRRYIQRLADVPRHFDQQITNMRAGLERGFTVPRAVLDGRDVSIAAVADLTDPEKSTFYDPLRKLPASIPAEEQAKLRAAAREAIGQQVIPAYRTLLTFFHDEYVPGARTTLGASEMPGGDAFYRQQIREYTTLDLTPAQIHRIGLDEVERIQGEMDAIIQQVGFKGSFAEFLQFLRTDEQFYARTPEELLWRAAWIAKRIDAQLGNFIGTLPRGRFTIVPVPEDIAPYWTSGRGGNGTYWVNTYDLPSRALYNLPALTLHEAAPGHAMQGALAAEQDALPDFRRKTYISAFGEGWGLYVEKLGEEMGIYETPYEHFGRLTYEMWRAARLVIDTGLHAQGWTRDQALAYLRDRTALSEHEVTTEVDRYISWPGQALSYKLGELAIVRLRGEAERELGGNFDIKAFHDMVLALGSVPLPVLESQVRAFIAESKAAADAKG
- a CDS encoding ParB/RepB/Spo0J family partition protein yields the protein MSAAKGDTASPPATRAAAKKRGLGRGLEALLGPKADVPELEATSSDTLRHLPVDSLAPGKYQPRKHWDDEKLDELAESIRAQGVIQPIVVRESREHGGKTWEIIAGERRWRASQRAGLTEIPVVVRSVDDRTVIAMALIENIQREDLNPLEEASALQRLIDEFDLTHAQAAGAVGRSRAAVSNLLRLLELPPAIRALVEARRLEMGHARALLTLAPDLASKLASDAAEHGWSVREVEHRAQQFALGRVPVGKRARPVKARPQADIVSLERELSESLNTRVNVLHGRGGKGKLVIHYSDLDSLDGVLEKLRPPQS